In one window of Mobula hypostoma chromosome 1, sMobHyp1.1, whole genome shotgun sequence DNA:
- the LOC134343951 gene encoding cytosolic Fe-S cluster assembly factor NUBP2-like, which produces MGKLTFILSALMTHSDKLGFLQAFWRMELLSKLPWLALAIGFLLEIPDDAVIWSGPKRAAFIKQFLSDVAWGELDYLIVDAPPGASDEHISVEQALCQHKPDGALSVTTPQAVSIGDVRRKLTFFKKTGLPLIGIIENKSVFVGLNCSECTNVFSRQSGEALSGQSVVPFLGCVPLDPQLMHRMEEGRDFNQAFPKSATFDAINKIVEKIVNNDSEFSGHDT; this is translated from the exons ATGGGAAAATTGACATTTATTCTCAGTGCATTAATGACTCATAGTGATAAGCTTGGATTCTTGCAGGCCTTCTGGAGAATGGAGCTTTTGAGCA AACTACCTTGGTTGGCCCTCGCCATAGGCTTTCTCTTGGAGATTCCAGATGATGCTGTGATATGGAGTGGGCCAAAGAGAGCAGCTTTTATCAAACAATTTCTTTCTGATGTGGCATGGGGAGAGCTTGACTATCTCATTGTAGATGCACCTCCgggagcttctgatgaacatATCTCAGTGGAGCAGGCCCTTTGCCAACATAAACCTGATGGAGCTCTGTCGGTTACAACACctcaagcagtatctataggagATGTGAGAAGGAAATTGACATTCTTTAAGAAAACTGGATTACCTCTCATTGGAATAATTGAAAACAAGAGTGTCTTTGTCGGCCTAAACTGTTCAGAATGCACTAATGTATTTTCCAGGCAAAGTGGAGAAGCACTTTCTGGGCAGTCCGTTGTTCCATTTCTAGGATGTGTTCCTCTAGATCCTCAACTGATGCATAGAATGGAAGAAGGTAGAGATTTCAACCAAGCCTTTCCAAAGAGTGCAACTTTTGATGCCATTAATAAAATAGTGGAGAAGATTGTAAACAATGATAGTGAATTCTCTGGACATGATACATAA